The genomic DNA AACTTTGACGCTCTCATAATTCTTTTCGTCTTTTAACAAGCTATGTTACAAATATCTAGTTTTAGCTTCAGAAGAGCCGTAGCCGTCTGTTCTTCAGTTGAGGGAGACGCGACGCGATCGACCTTCCACAATAAAGCATCACCAAGGTCAACCCCCGTGACCCCTGTAATCCCTGTAATCCCATTGACCCAAAAAGAAACCATTCCCAAGCGTTTTTCACTCGCTTCGGCAGTATAGTCAACAATGAACTATCCCAACTTGCTACGCTGAAGTTGGGTTTTTTAAACGCGTAAGTCCTGACTCTTTTTGGGGTTTAATATGTACTTAACTAGGTAAAATTGGACATAGTCAAATTACTAGCATCAACCCCAATTAAAGTCGCTAAAACTTCTTTAGTCTCACTCAAACTAATCTTCGTTCCATTTTCATTAGTTCCAATTGTCAATTTATTGAAGTCTAAACCTCCTGCCAGTATCAGCGAGTCAATACCAACTTGAAAATCAAAAATCGTATCGGTTCCCGCACCTTTTTTCAGCACGAATTCATCAGCACCAATACCACCAAATAAACCATCATTGCCTTTACCACCGTCTAAGCGATCGCTACCACTGCCACCATCGAGTAGTAAGTCATCGCCACTATTACCGCGCAGCACGTCATCTCCAGAACGTCCCAGTAACACATCATTACCTTTTTGAGCGTTAATCACATCGTTGGATTTATTAAATCCTTGTAGGATATTATCCAGGTCGTTTAAAAATGTCGCCGTATTAAAATTAAACACGCGAGAACGAATTTGCTCGGCATCCAAAACATCAAAGCTATCAGTAATCTCTGGTTGTCCGTCAAACAAAATGTTACCGATACCTGATGGTAGGTTGTCTAGCTGTTCTAAGTTAAAGTCTGACAAAATAACTTTGGTGTCTGCTACTCCTTTAAAAGTAAGTTCTAAATCCTTATCATTCTGAGTAAGAATCAAATTATCCGCAGTCAATTGCTTACCAATAAACTGAAGGGTATCGACTTCGTTAATAACTTTAGATGGTGGATTGATCCCAGTACCCACGCCGCCAAAAACGCTTATGATTACTTC from Myxosarcina sp. GI1 includes the following:
- a CDS encoding calcium-binding protein — translated: GESYVVFGNTAPQLDLNSEATGTNFTTTFTNSPVFLVDRQNLIISDSNSNTLSQATVVLTNLLDDNNEILAADTTGTKITGNYNAATGTLSLTGEDSIANYRQVLKTLTYNNTAETLDTRNRTIEFTVDDGAVFNNTSTVATTTINFTNTFSASGGQKRFTVNAGDGEVIISVFGGVGTGINPPSKVINEVDTLQFIGKQLTADNLILTQNDKDLELTFKGVADTKVILSDFNLEQLDNLPSGIGNILFDGQPEITDSFDVLDAEQIRSRVFNFNTATFLNDLDNILQGFNKSNDVINAQKGNDVLLGRSGDDVLRGNSGDDLLLDGGSGSDRLDGGKGNDGLFGGIGADEFVLKKGAGTDTIFDFQVGIDSLILAGGLDFNKLTIGTNENGTKISLSETKEVLATLIGVDASNLTMSNFT